A part of Bacteroidia bacterium genomic DNA contains:
- a CDS encoding prenyltransferase/squalene oxidase repeat-containing protein produces the protein MYRWFLFLFVMLFFSCRETAEVNTPLQQAVHYLWSRQGPDGGWHSPAHGIMKGGEAHTPFVLFALLQIPESIYPVPHRKKQKALDFIRSHMNAEGVIGLSDPEIPEYPNYATAYALRVLVLNSDAEDAGIIKKMQTYLAGQQFSEPRGIEKNHPAYGAWGFGEPDIRPGTTGHLDISHTRKVLQALRASGYAESSAYKKALRFLGVLQKDSLPQPNPLRYNSVLPPEEKPVVSDGGFYISPVVYSANKGGIIAETESSPACFRSYATATCDGLLALLACDPDLENPAIQKARIWLEAHPALAYDSGIPADNPEQWQTVLIIYHLWVRSEVYKALNWQGTWQQEIWQILSSYQRSDGSFANPDGARNKEDDPLLATAMAVMVWENAGSE, from the coding sequence ATGTATCGCTGGTTTTTATTCTTATTTGTCATGCTATTTTTTTCCTGCCGGGAAACAGCAGAGGTGAATACACCGCTTCAACAAGCAGTTCATTACCTCTGGTCCCGGCAGGGCCCCGACGGGGGATGGCATAGTCCTGCTCATGGCATAATGAAAGGCGGAGAAGCACATACCCCATTTGTGCTGTTTGCACTCCTTCAGATACCGGAGTCAATCTATCCGGTTCCCCATCGCAAAAAGCAAAAAGCACTGGATTTTATCCGCAGCCACATGAACGCTGAAGGTGTCATCGGTCTCAGTGATCCGGAGATACCCGAATATCCCAACTATGCAACGGCTTATGCCTTGCGAGTCCTTGTCCTTAACAGCGATGCGGAGGATGCGGGCATAATAAAAAAAATGCAGACCTATCTCGCCGGGCAACAATTTTCAGAACCCAGGGGGATAGAAAAAAATCACCCAGCTTATGGCGCATGGGGTTTTGGAGAACCCGATATCAGGCCCGGTACAACCGGGCATCTGGATATTTCTCATACGAGAAAAGTTCTTCAGGCCCTACGGGCCTCAGGCTATGCAGAATCTTCTGCCTATAAAAAAGCCCTTCGCTTTTTGGGTGTGTTGCAGAAAGATTCTCTTCCGCAGCCCAATCCTCTGCGGTACAACTCCGTACTACCGCCAGAAGAAAAACCTGTGGTCTCCGATGGCGGATTTTATATTTCACCGGTGGTTTACAGCGCAAATAAAGGCGGCATTATCGCCGAAACAGAAAGCAGCCCGGCCTGCTTCCGGTCTTATGCCACAGCGACCTGTGACGGTTTACTTGCGTTATTGGCCTGCGACCCCGATTTGGAAAATCCGGCCATACAGAAGGCTCGCATATGGCTGGAAGCGCATCCTGCTCTGGCGTACGATAGCGGGATTCCCGCCGACAACCCTGAGCAATGGCAAACAGTTTTGATTATATACCACCTTTGGGTGCGGTCTGAAGTTTATAAAGCCCTGAATTGGCAAGGCACCTGGCAACAGGAAATCTGGCAGATACTTTCCTCTTACCAGCGCTCCGATGGAAGCTTTGCAAATCCAGATGGTGCAAGAAACAAAGAAGACGATCCGCTGCTGGCTACTGCCATGGCCGTAATGGTGTGGGAAAACGCCGGTTCAGAATAA